A single region of the Eriocheir sinensis breed Jianghai 21 chromosome 53, ASM2467909v1, whole genome shotgun sequence genome encodes:
- the LOC126983135 gene encoding uncharacterized protein LOC126983135, giving the protein MRGVDMAVVLKVMMVVMVVAADEKDSEERVIVCSQRDFQHTITNICRSRRRRTAWSSSSSSVPSLSSSSSILSSFPSSSTSSLSFSSSTSFPSLDSSFYSSSSLPASSSSSSSFLSYFPSSSFSSSSSSSTSFPSLESSYFSSSLPASSSSSSSSSFPHLHIKGLQSHPTVRLFNLQESTGGHIKTFLRSLASPSVHATEDITWSGRDGVRGFEEGTGDRGVRLSEKGTSGVGVGEGQVEVEREWRVVTGKLKAGRRVLRIGKGKSRAGMGSRKWRAGKGGERVGKWVRSGALVRHLVKRRARTLAELRQECCLNGCRVSDLAAACR; this is encoded by the exons ATGAGGGGTGTTGACATGGCagtggtgttgaaggtgatgatggtggtgatggtggtcgctGCAGATGAGAAGGATAGCGAGGAGCGCGTGATAGTGTGTTCCCAACGAGACTTTCAACACACCATTACGAATATTTGTAGAAGCAGAAGACGGAGAACTGCTTGgtcttcctcgtcatcttctgttccatccctttcctcctcctcttcaatcttatcttcgtttccttcctcttctacctcctctttatcattctcctcgtcaacttccttcccttctcttgactcatctttctactcctcttcgtctttaccagcctcctcctcctcctcctcttcattcttatcgtattttccttcctcttctttctcttcttcctcctcctcgtcaacttcttttccttcccttgagtCATCTTACTTCTCTTCGTCTttaccagcctcctcctcctcttcctcctcctcttcgtttcctcaccTGCACATCAAAG GACTCCAAAGTCATCCTACGGTACGCCTCTTCAACCTTCAGGAGTCAACAGGAGGCCACATTAAGACGTTCCTCCGGTCCCTTGCGTCCCCGAGTGTGCACGCAACTGAAGACATAACTTGGAGTGGGAGAGACGGCGTGAGAGGGTTCGAAGAGGGGACAGGAGACCGTGGAGTGAGGTTAAGTGAGAAGGGAACGAGTGGAGTGGGAGTAGGTGAAgggcaggtggaggtggagagggagtggAGAGTTGTTACCGGTAAATTAAAGGCAGGTAGACGGGTACTTAGGATAGGTAAGGGGAAGTCGAGGGCAGGAATGGGTAGCAGGAAGTGGAGGgcgggtaagggaggggagagggtaggTAAGTGGGTACGTTCAGGGGCGTTAGTGAGGCACCTCGTGAAGCGCAGAGCTCGAACACTCGCGGAGCTTCGTCAGGAGTGTTGTTTGAACGGGTGTCGAGTGAGTGACCTGGCGGCGGcgtgcaggtga
- the LOC126983119 gene encoding uncharacterized protein LOC126983119, which yields LRLLRVGGAVTVVDLSSRVGPTCQPSESLAADGGETCGRASRGELAGQSKAKCRAVVLDAVTGNTSLSDWFLSSSVLWLRPETRLVVVGHLDALHSVVSHRALRNTGHVVFIAPRGGNHGDVKEGRGDGVAMFRRCLFCNEGDVGIVKLYPKSLRSGAARDQLLFPEYAAGFQGHRFRVVDMEYFPYFSYKRQESGALRLTDSLNTRMITHLAELLNFT from the exons CTCAGGCTCTTGCGAGTTGGTGGAGCAGTGACAGTCGTGGATTTGAGTAGCCGAGTCGGGCCGACGTGCCAGCCTTCAGAGAGCCTAGCAGCGGATGGCGGGGAAACATGTGGCAGGGCGTCTCGAGGGGAGCTGGCGGGGCAGAGCAAGGCGAAGTGCAGAGCCGTTGTCCTGGACGCCGTGACTGGCAACACTTCTTTGTCTGACTG GTTTCTGTCGTCGTCAGTGTTGTGGCTGCGGCCTGAGACGCGTCTGGTGGTCGTGGGTCACCTGGACGCCTTGCACAGTGTTGTCAGCCACCGCGCTCTCCGCAACACTGGTCACGTGGTATTCATAGCCCCGCGTGGCGGGAATCACGGGGATGTCAAGGAAG GACGTGGTGACGGAGTGGCGATGTTCCGACGCTGTCTGTTCTGCAACGAAGGCGACGTGGGCATAGTGAAGCTGTACCCCAAGAGCCTGCGGTCTGGTGCGGCAAGGGACCAGTTGCTGTTTCCCG AATACGCTGCGGGCTTCCAGGGCCACAGGTTCCGGGTGGTGGACATGGAGTACTTCCCGTACTTCAGCTACAAGCGGCAGGAGAGCGGTGCCCTGCGCCTCACCGACTCCCTCAACACGCGCATGATCACCCACCTGGCGGAGCTCCTAAACTTTACGTAG